Part of the Triticum aestivum cultivar Chinese Spring chromosome 4D, IWGSC CS RefSeq v2.1, whole genome shotgun sequence genome is shown below.
attgtcctcattgctgcacagaaggcttatgtccttaatgcaccgctcggtgtgctaaacctcgagcgtcgtttgtggatgttgcgaacatctgacatacacgtttttatGACTACGTGAttgttcagtgcgtaatgttaaacggtttagaagtGAGGCACCGAAGAAGATTTTGAAAcgttgcggaacatatgagatgttcaaagggctgaaattgggatttcaggctcgtgcccacgtcaagaggtatgagacctctgacgagtttctcaagcctgcaaactaagggagaaaaagctcaatcgttgagcatgtgctcagattgtctgaatactacaatcacttgaatcgagtgggagttaatcttccttaagagatagtgatggttctccaaaagtcaccgccaccaagctactagaacttcgtgatgaactataacatatcagggatagatatgatgatccttgagctattcgcgatgtttgacaccgcgaaagtagaattcaagtaggagcatcaattgttgatggttagtaaaaccactagtttcaagaagggcaagggcaagaagggatacttcatgaaacggcaaatcaattgctactctagtgaagaaacccaaggtagaacccaaacccgagactaagtgcttctgtaatgaggggaatggtcactgaagcagaactaccctagatacttggtagatgagaaggctggtaaggtcgacagaagtatattggatatacattatattaatgtgtactttactagtactcctagtagcaccagggtattagatactggttcggttgctaagtgttggtaactcgaaataaaagctacagaataaatggagactaactaaaggtgagatgatgatatgtgttggaagtgtttccaaggttgatgtgatcaagcatcgcatgctccctctaccatcgagattggtgttaagcCTAAATAATtggtatttggtgtttgcattgagcatagacatgattggattgtgtttatcgcaatatggttattcatttaaggagaataatggttactctgtttatttgaataataccttcaatggtcttgcacctaaaatgaatggtttattgaatctcgatcgtagtgatacacatgatcatgccaaaagatataagatagtaatgatagtaccacatacttgtggcactgccatttgagtcatattggtataaaacgcatgaagaagctccatgtagatggatctttggactcactcgtttttgaaaagattgagacatgcgaaccatgcctattggtatatatgcatgaagaaactccatgcagatggatcgtttggactcacttgatttttaatcacttgagacatgcaaatcataccacatgggcaagatgactgaaaggcctcgttttcagtgagatagaacaacagagcaacttgttggaagtaatacatttgatgtgtgcaatccaatgagtgctgaggcacgcagtgaatatcattatgctcttacttcacagatgatttgagtagattctgagtatatttacttgatgaaatacaagtctgaagtaatttcagagtgaagtagaagatcgtcgtgacaagaggataagatgtctatgatatgatcatagagatgaatatctgagttacgagtttggcacacaattaagacattgtggaaattgtttcacaactaataccgcctggaacaccatagtgtgatggtgtgtccgaacatcataactgcaccctattggatatggtgcataccatgatgtgtcttatcgaattaccactatcgtttatgggttaggcgttagagacaaccgcattcactttaaatagggcaccacgcaattccgttgagacgacaccgtatgaactatggtttagagaaacctaagccgtcgtttcttaaaagtttggggctgcgacgcttatgtgaaaaagtttcaggctgataagctcgaacccaaagcggataaatgcatcttcatagaatacccaaaacagttgggtatacctcctatttcagatatggaagcaaaagtgattgtttctagaaacgagtcctttctcgaggaaaagtttctctcgaaagaattgagtgggaggatggtggagacttgatgaggttattgaaccgtcacttcaactagtgtgtagcagggcacaagaagttgttcctgtggcacctacaccaattgaagtggaagcttatgatagtgatcatgaaacttcggatcaagtcactaccaaacctcgtaggacgacaaggatgcatactacttcagagtggtacgtaatcctttcttggaagtcatgttgctagacaacaatgaacctacgagctatggagaagcgatggtgggcccagattccgacgaatggctcaaggccataaaatccgagagaggatccatgtataaaaacaaagtatagactttggaataactacttgatggtcgtaaggctgttgggtgcagatggattttaaaaggaagacggacaatgatggtaagtgtcaccattaagaaagctcggcttgtcgttaagatgttttccgacaagttcaaggagttgactacgatgagattttctcactcgtagcgatgctaagagtctgttggaattatattagcatttactgcattatttatgaaatcttgcagataggatgtgaaaacattgtttcctcgacgattttcttgaggaaaggttgtatgtgatacaaccaaaaggttttgtcaatcctgaaagatgctaacaagtatgcaaagctccagcaatccttctaaggactggagtaagcatctcagagttggaatgtacactttgatgagatgatcaaagattttgggtttatacaaagtttaagagaaacttgtatttccaaagaagtgagtgggagcactatagaatttttgatgagtatatgttgttaacatattgttgatcagaaatgatgtagaatttctggaaagcatacagggttatttgaaaagtgtttttcaatggaaaacctggattaagctacttgaacattgagcatcaagatctataaggatagatcaaaaacgcttaatagtactttcaaatgaatacataccgtgacaagattttgaaggagttcaaaatagatcagcaaagaaggagttcttggttgtgttacaaggtgtgagtattgagtaaaactcaagacatgaccacgacagaagagagagaaaggacgaaggttgtcccctatgctttagacgtaggctctacagtatgctatgctgtgtaccgcacctgaagtgtgccttgccatgagtcagtcaaggggtacaagagtgatccaacaatgcatcacatgatagcggtcgaacttatccttagtatctagtggactaaggaattttctcgattatggaggtggtaaaagagttcgtcgtaaagggttacatcgatgcaaactttgacactaatccggatgactctgagtagtaaaccggattcgtatagtagagcagttatttggaatagctcaaagcagcgcgtggtagctgcatctacaagatgacatagagatttgtaaagcacatacggatctgaaaggttcagacccgttgactaataacctctctcacaagcgagatatgaacaaaccccatgggtgttggattcattacaatcacatagtgatgtgaactagattattgactctagtgcaagtgggagactgttgaaaatatgccctagaggcaataataaaatggttattattgtatttccttgttcatgataattgtctattgttcatgctataattgtattaactggaaaccgtaatacatgtgtgaatacatagatcacaacatgtccctagtaagcctctagttgactagctcgttgatcaatagatggttatggtttcctgaccatggacattggatgtcattgataatgggatcacatcattaggagaatgatgtgatggacaagacccaatcctaagcatagcacaagatcgtgtagttcgttttgctagagcttttctaatgtcaagtatcttttccttagaccatgagattgtgcaactcccggataccgtaggagtgctttgggtgtaccaaacgtcacaacgtaactgagtggctataaaggtgcactacaggtatctccgaaagtgtctgttgggttggcacgaatcgagactgggatttgtcactccgtatgacggagaggtatctctgggcccactcggtaatgcatcatcataatgagctcaatgtgactaatgagttagccacgggatcatgcgttacggaacgagtaaagagacttgccggtaacgagattgaacgaggtattgggataccgacgatcgaatctcgggcaagtaacttaccgatagacaaagggaattgtatacgggattgattgaatccccgacatcgtggttcatctgatgagatcatcgtggaacatgtgggagccaatatgggtatccagatcccgctattggttattggccggagaggtgtctcggtcatgtctgcatggttctcgaacccgtagggtctacacacttaaggttcggtaacgctagagttgttatgggaaatagtatgtggttaccgaaggtttttcggagtcccggatgagatcccggacatgacgaggagctccggaatggtccggaggtgaagatcggtatattggacgaagggtattggagtccggaattgttccgggggtaccaggctatgtccaacatgtccgaaaggggtttcggaggccccggcaagcgttggcgggccttatgggccaaggggaaggggcaaaccagcccactaaggggctgtgcgcctctcccaacccctctcacgtaacgtggagaggtgggggcgcctcccctagggtagccacccctcccggcttgggtggcaagtttcccaggggtgggggcgcccaaacccatctagggtttcccctgtggccgccgcccctcccctagggaaccctggggtgcctcctccacccccttccccctatatatagtgagggagagagagagggcagccgcacccctggcctggcgcagccctctcctcctccaactcctcctcctgctccgtagtgcttagcgaagctctgccggagaaccacgagctccatcgccaccacgccatcgtgctgctggagttctccctcaacttctcctctccccttgctggatcaagaaggaggagacgtccccgggctgtacgtgtgttgaacgcagaggcgccgtccgttcggcgctagatcggatcttccgcgatttgaatcgccacgagaacgactccatcaaccgcgttcttctaacgcttccgtttagcgatcttcaagggtatgaagatgcactccctctctctcgttgctagcatctcctagattgatcttggtgacacgtaggaaaattttgaattattgctacgttccccaacacaaacggTCAGTGCTGACCGAGTAGGTGGGcccgggctatgccgacggccttgccttTGCCGACGGGCCTCATAGGCGTATCTCGAGCGGTCCCGACGGCCTCGTgtatgccgacggccccgtcgacatagatggatgtatgccgacggcttttctacgccTACTGCCTgtccttggccgtcggcataggtccatctatgccgacgggggccgtcggcacaGATGAGGCCATCGGCGTAAGCAGTTATTCTGGTAGTGATTGGTTCGAAGATTGAACATGTCCACAGCTAGAGCATTTCCATCGACCTCTTCATATTCTTAACAAAGTGGTCGGAGCTGCCAAATAAGACATTTGATCGAAAGAGTCCATGGCTGGACAAATACGGCAAATACGACTGGAAGAGTGGTATTTTCAAAGGAAAAAGAGAGCGGCCCACTTCAAAATATATTATGTTTTAGGAAGTACTCCTGTGTATTAAAAATTTCTAAGTTTCACTATTGAAATATAAAGATTTAAATTCTTTGACTTTGACTATGTATATATGTTTGTTTATATATAGAAATAAAACTGAAGAGACTTGTAaattttagaaatggaggaggtaCCATGTATCTTCATATTGCTAATTACACCATGCACCTTTTCTTCCGGGCATTGGCTATTCATTTGTTGCCTGAAAATCCAAATTTTAATTTGTGGTAGTGGAATTTGCATGAAGCCCCGAGGCGGGCGGGGATGCCGCATCGAGCAACAACGAGGCAAGGGACACCGACAAGCCCGAGACAGGAGTGATGCGGCAGCGACGCCGTCGATGGAGGGGAGTCGTCGAAGGTTGATGGGTTCAGTACTTCAGTTAGAGGGAGGCCGAGGGAGGCGACAACACGGTGGAGGCATTTCAGCTCAGCAGGGCAGGACGGCGCCCGACAGTGCTTGCTGGCCACAGTGGCCGGGAACGGGTCTAGGGAGGGAAGAAGATACACGAGGAAGAAGACTGGGTGTTGGAGGATGGTAGCCGTAGGATTCACATCGTAGGCTTCAGACATAATTGAGGTAGCTAGCGTGTTATGTACCACCCAACTTCGGGGATGAAGCCAGACAATGAGACAAGTTACCCATCATTTTAGAAACATGAATGCGGGATATCAAGCACATAGCGATGCCATGCATCTTATGACTCTGCACAGGCACAGATATATAAAGTTACAACATCACATTTGAGGACATATATAAAAGAAGAAATAGAGAAGAAAAGGGACAACAAATTATGAACTTTCAGCTATAACCATATATCATGGATAATCCACGCATCCCGTACGATCTGACACGGCCCTTTCTTCATCATTTATCAAACACGCAGATCCCCAGGTCGCTGTCGACGCCGGCGCCGGCCGAGCCGAGCAGCCCCGTCCACCTCTCCATCTCATCCCTCCCGTCGCTGTTGAGAAACAGCAATGCGGCCATGTCGTCCTCGTCGCGGTCCAGCTGCGCCTGCGCCTGCGAGCTCGCgccggcaaccgcagccgccgtGGTCGCCGCCGTTGCTTCCAGAGCGGCGCACTCGCCGCCGGGGCTGAGCTGCGACGCCACGAATTTGTCCAGAGCCCTCCAGTCCGTGGTGGCCGCATTGTCGGCGTGCGCGTGCTTGCGAGGCCGACGCCTGCTGCCACCGGAGgcggcgtcctcctcctcctcgggcgcCCTGGCCTTCTTCCGCGGGAGCGGCGCGGACGGGCTCTCGAGCTGCGGCAACTCGACGAGGTGGCTGGAGGTGTACCGCAGCAGCGCGGCGGCGCCGTCCAGCTGCTCCGCCTCCTCCTTGAAGCTCGCGCCCCTGCCCATCTGCGCCGCTGCCGCGTACGTCGACGCCATGTTCGGGTCCGGGAACGGCGCGCCGGACATGGCATTGGCCTCGTTGTAGGAGTAGTTTGAGCCCCATCTCTCCATCATGCCCCGGTTCGGGTACGCCGTCCTCTTCTTGAACGCCCTGCACACCACCCATCCTTCTTCCTGCATACACACATATGGACACTACCAACAAGTTAGCTAGATGTGAAAGAGATCTGCAAGCTTCTGAAAATATTTGCAAGTGAAAGGAATCTACTAAAGTTAGCTACCTCTCCACTGTGTAGTGGAGCCCTGAAACTTTGGTTTTCTCTGCTAGTGAGTGTGGCATTCTACAATGCATTTCATGAGTAGTGCTAGTCCTAGGCTCCTAGCTAGTTGCAGACAGCATGTAAACAATGGCACGAGCGTGCTAGAATGTTCACACTGGGAAACCCTAGACCAGTACATGCATGCAGCATGCGCATGCATTTCTCAAGGAGAACTCCAAAAAGGTGTTTGCAAGTGGCATGGTCAGGATGGCAACACCGGATACATGCTGGCTGCATCCCTAGCTTTATCAGGAAGAGTAGAAGACTTTGGAAGACTCGCAAAAAAGGAGCTTATCTTGCTGCCGGTGCTTTGGTACGAGTGATGTGTTTATCTCTATGGTCCATTAGTGGTGCTGTGCTTGAGTTAGAGTACATGCATGCGCCTGGGCAGACTTGTGAGTGCTACTTTAGCAATAAAAATCCTTGTCTATATATCAGATTATATTAAGTCATTAAGATTTAAGATATGTTTTCTTTTGTACGTGCTTATTCTTTTTCCCCATGAGTACGAATCAAATATATATTCCTGATAATATTTTGAGGATGCATTTAAATCAATCGTCGTAGATTTCATGTTAAAAGTGGAAAAAAAATCTTAAAAAGTCAAGTAAAATGCACGAGTGAAAAATTGGGTTTTATTTTACATAAAAGATATCACACATTTTTCCCTTCTGAAAAGCATGAAAAAATAACAATTTTGGTGAGTGTAATATTTGTCCACAACCATATGTTGCATGTAAAATTGTAAAATCGATTACTGATTTTAGATGGCTAAGATCAAATGCATCCCAACCGaagttctttttctta
Proteins encoded:
- the LOC123098827 gene encoding NAC domain-containing protein 37 — its product is MDSMESCVPPGFRFHPTDEELVGYYLRKKVASQKIDLDVIRDIDLYRIEPWDLTEHCGIGYEEQNEWYFFSFKDRKYPTGTRTNRATMAGFWKATGRDKAVHERSRLIGMRKTLVFYKGRAPNGQKTDWIMHEYRLETDENAPPQEEGWVVCRAFKKRTAYPNRGMMERWGSNYSYNEANAMSGAPFPDPNMASTYAAAAQMGRGASFKEEAEQLDGAAALLRYTSSHLVELPQLESPSAPLPRKKARAPEEEEDAASGGSRRRPRKHAHADNAATTDWRALDKFVASQLSPGGECAALEATAATTAAAVAGASSQAQAQLDRDEDDMAALLFLNSDGRDEMERWTGLLGSAGAGVDSDLGICVFDK